A single region of the Methanobacterium sp. genome encodes:
- a CDS encoding RcpC/CpaB family pilus assembly protein, whose translation MLDKILGKKDKDKKDVPDLRKEGKKADSDIGGRLKGMVSKATEKSKEKITNNNSKGDDGKLSSGDKKPRPMPKPRPIPKDKPTLKPPLKKQPQKKGRFGGIGSAAGFGKGVPDDDQRTLVGAAVFGIILIVLVGAGYYFLVFAPYQDAMTAAKQTKITEVNTYFKGALALDPRKTSILAEIDGGTTPEMVLAVDVLGPATESWREYQNQQIEAKKDPYGRVMITYAAGGQKNLMMKVADAQKIVNEADATVLANMEIKTPDTVAVPIIITRLQAAGGLINVGDSVDVYLTTTNASATTTAANNTTTNQTATTQSTASSPTISGATVLAILRAKDSGTVGAQLEQSQEVAVNTLTMTTSRSQTASTDVEELLKAAASNTWNEAQVTSLLNAYGWRLSDFERASNLGELDVRYMVVLEVPRENALFLMQNSQSLQLTVPTQNAPEWMITELKRIYGTG comes from the coding sequence ATGTTAGATAAGATCTTAGGAAAGAAGGATAAAGACAAAAAAGATGTTCCTGATCTGCGAAAGGAAGGGAAAAAAGCTGACTCGGACATCGGCGGTCGTCTCAAAGGTATGGTGTCCAAGGCCACTGAAAAATCCAAGGAAAAAATAACCAATAATAACAGCAAGGGTGATGATGGTAAACTTTCATCTGGGGATAAAAAACCCCGTCCCATGCCAAAGCCCCGTCCCATACCCAAGGATAAACCCACCTTAAAGCCACCATTAAAGAAACAACCCCAAAAGAAAGGACGTTTCGGCGGTATTGGTAGTGCAGCAGGATTTGGAAAAGGGGTTCCTGATGACGATCAAAGAACCCTGGTTGGCGCAGCTGTTTTTGGAATTATACTCATTGTGCTAGTTGGTGCTGGTTACTACTTTTTGGTTTTCGCACCCTATCAGGATGCCATGACCGCAGCCAAGCAAACCAAGATCACAGAGGTAAACACCTATTTTAAAGGGGCTCTTGCATTAGACCCCAGAAAAACATCGATTCTCGCGGAAATTGACGGGGGAACCACACCAGAAATGGTTCTGGCAGTGGATGTATTAGGTCCAGCCACTGAAAGCTGGAGAGAGTATCAAAATCAACAGATCGAAGCTAAAAAGGATCCCTATGGAAGGGTAATGATCACATATGCAGCAGGTGGTCAGAAAAACCTGATGATGAAGGTTGCTGATGCCCAGAAGATAGTTAATGAGGCTGATGCCACAGTTCTGGCCAACATGGAAATTAAAACTCCGGATACTGTAGCGGTGCCCATAATAATCACCCGGCTTCAAGCTGCCGGAGGTTTGATTAACGTGGGGGACAGTGTGGATGTTTATCTGACCACAACTAACGCTTCTGCAACAACTACTGCAGCCAATAACACAACCACTAATCAGACTGCAACAACGCAATCAACTGCATCATCGCCTACAATTAGTGGGGCAACTGTTCTTGCCATTTTAAGGGCTAAAGATAGTGGAACAGTGGGTGCACAGTTGGAACAATCTCAGGAGGTCGCGGTTAACACCCTGACCATGACCACCAGTAGAAGTCAAACTGCAAGTACCGATGTTGAAGAACTCCTCAAGGCAGCAGCATCAAACACATGGAACGAAGCACAAGTCACCAGTTTACTCAATGCTTATGGTTGGAGATTATCAGACTTTGAACGGGCTTCCAATCTTGGTGAACTGGATGTAAGGTACATGGTGGTATTGGAAGTGCCACGTGAAAATGCCCTGTTCCTGATGCAGAACAGTCAGAGCTTACAACTCACAGTTCCAACTCAGAATGCTCCAGAATGGATGATAACTGAGTTGAAACGGATATACGGGACAGGATGA
- a CDS encoding archaetidylserine synthase, which produces MDIRHYMAAADLVSLANASSGFLAVVMVSTGDLILAAKFMLLAVIFDSVDGWVARQTNRVDEHGFGKNMDSLSDVISFGVAPGMLLFAACQSYSIPYLNILVALLIVICGILRLSRFNVLADSSDVPGGDKFVGLPIPTTALILGSFYLSGMFRMDLALIIMAVVAVFMISTIEYPKFRGMILMVGGSILIIGTILPQNISSLIAYLPAKLLFIFTIIYVIIVPLMELYGRLHRSGPHVR; this is translated from the coding sequence ATGGATATAAGGCATTATATGGCTGCTGCTGACCTAGTTTCCCTGGCTAATGCTTCTTCAGGTTTCCTGGCAGTGGTAATGGTGTCCACTGGAGACCTGATCTTGGCAGCCAAGTTCATGCTCCTGGCAGTGATCTTTGACTCTGTGGATGGGTGGGTAGCCCGTCAAACTAACCGAGTTGATGAACATGGTTTTGGCAAAAACATGGACTCACTTTCGGATGTGATCTCATTTGGTGTTGCCCCGGGAATGCTTTTGTTTGCTGCGTGCCAATCGTATTCTATACCATACCTTAATATACTAGTAGCACTCCTAATAGTTATATGTGGAATATTAAGACTCTCCAGGTTCAATGTACTTGCAGATTCAAGTGATGTTCCAGGTGGAGATAAATTCGTGGGACTACCCATACCTACCACTGCGTTGATCCTAGGATCATTCTACCTCTCAGGCATGTTCCGAATGGACCTTGCACTAATCATCATGGCAGTGGTTGCGGTGTTCATGATAAGTACCATTGAGTATCCTAAATTTAGGGGTATGATATTGATGGTTGGCGGCAGTATATTGATCATTGGAACAATTTTGCCCCAGAACATTTCCTCGTTAATCGCTTATCTTCCCGCAAAGCTTTTATTCATCTTCACTATAATATATGTAATAATCGTGCCTCTTATGGAATTATACGGCAGACTTCATAGAAGTGGTCCACATGTTAGATAA
- a CDS encoding archaetidylserine decarboxylase: MFVKGTLKKAGILLTLAVLPFLFGYVIVSFIMFSLIAFLMQFFRDPNRKIPYNGGLIVAPADGRILKGKIDRVKTVHYEDPLMEHILSPGGKGILISTFMSPFDVHVNRAPISGTIVKTQHYPGKFKIAMRNVLTENEKNLIVIDSEYGKVGVIQIAGFVARRIVQYVEVGDQVKTGDRLGMIRFGSRVDLIIPYENTELMVTEGKKPTAGETIIAQMRKKS, translated from the coding sequence ATGTTCGTCAAAGGAACTCTAAAAAAAGCAGGCATACTATTAACCCTTGCGGTTTTACCCTTTCTTTTTGGCTATGTTATTGTAAGTTTCATAATGTTCTCACTGATAGCCTTCTTGATGCAGTTTTTCAGGGACCCTAACCGGAAAATACCTTATAATGGGGGTTTAATTGTTGCTCCGGCAGATGGTAGGATACTAAAGGGAAAAATCGATCGTGTGAAAACAGTTCACTATGAAGATCCATTGATGGAACATATACTAAGCCCGGGAGGGAAGGGTATTCTGATAAGTACTTTCATGTCCCCCTTCGATGTTCATGTTAACCGGGCTCCCATCTCTGGGACGATAGTGAAGACCCAACATTACCCGGGTAAATTTAAAATCGCCATGCGAAATGTACTTACTGAAAATGAAAAGAATTTAATAGTTATAGATTCAGAGTATGGAAAAGTGGGTGTCATACAGATAGCCGGTTTCGTGGCCAGGCGCATAGTTCAATATGTGGAAGTAGGGGACCAAGTGAAAACAGGCGACCGTCTGGGAATGATAAGATTTGGTTCCAGAGTTGATCTAATTATCCCCTATGAAAACACTGAATTGATGGTCACTGAAGGTAAAAAACCAACTGCAGGAGAAACTATAATCGCCCAAATGCGTAAAAAAAGTTAA
- a CDS encoding rod shape-determining protein produces MFGFGKKDEVEDDKKQALSNTLGIDLGTLNTVVARPSGDKFDLFKIPSVVAVKKEDPGYVLAVGEEAKAMLGRTPEDIIAVRPLRQGVIESIAQAESLLLYSMDLGSGEDTSSIDRIVVGIPGDASEVEKKAVEDIGKKAGANYVLVISEGLAAAIGAGLPIAEASGTMVIDIGAGSSDVVVISLGGITDIETIRSGGDDIDSNIVEKVKEIYNVEIGIHEAEKAKIEVGMVHSENDGENGKTVVIGKSMATNKPEKVEIDSTLVADAAEPIIVKLVEALAKVLERMSPELISGVYNKTVVVGGTSQLKGLKERIYEEVGVPVEISDDPMTVVAKGTAIVAAEPRALEPEVRLKAMK; encoded by the coding sequence ATGTTCGGTTTCGGTAAAAAAGACGAAGTAGAAGATGATAAGAAACAAGCTTTGTCCAATACTTTGGGCATAGACTTAGGGACTCTTAACACAGTGGTGGCCAGACCATCAGGAGATAAATTCGATTTATTCAAAATACCCTCAGTAGTAGCTGTTAAAAAGGAAGATCCTGGCTATGTATTGGCTGTTGGTGAAGAAGCCAAAGCCATGTTAGGAAGAACCCCTGAGGATATTATAGCAGTTCGCCCATTAAGACAGGGAGTTATTGAAAGCATTGCCCAGGCAGAATCACTGTTACTTTACTCCATGGATCTGGGTTCCGGTGAAGACACTTCAAGCATCGACCGTATAGTTGTGGGTATCCCTGGAGACGCCTCGGAAGTGGAGAAAAAAGCCGTGGAAGATATTGGGAAGAAAGCAGGAGCTAATTACGTTCTAGTGATAAGTGAAGGGCTGGCAGCAGCGATAGGTGCTGGTCTTCCAATTGCAGAAGCTTCTGGTACCATGGTGATTGATATAGGAGCTGGATCAAGTGATGTGGTGGTTATTTCCCTGGGTGGAATAACTGATATTGAAACCATACGTAGTGGTGGAGATGATATCGACTCCAACATCGTTGAAAAAGTGAAAGAAATCTACAATGTAGAAATCGGTATCCACGAAGCAGAAAAAGCCAAAATAGAAGTGGGAATGGTTCACTCCGAAAATGATGGGGAAAACGGTAAAACCGTGGTCATTGGTAAATCCATGGCAACCAACAAACCAGAAAAAGTGGAGATAGATTCCACTCTGGTGGCAGATGCTGCTGAACCAATTATTGTTAAATTGGTGGAAGCCCTGGCAAAAGTCTTAGAAAGAATGTCACCTGAACTCATTTCCGGTGTTTACAACAAAACCGTGGTAGTAGGTGGAACTTCACAACTTAAAGGACTTAAAGAACGTATCTATGAAGAAGTAGGTGTGCCTGTGGAGATCTCAGATGATCCAATGACTGTAGTTGCCAAAGGAACCGCAATTGTGGCTGCTGAACCACGTGCACTGGAACCAGAAGTACGTCTTAAAGCCATGAAATAA
- the rnhB gene encoding ribonuclease HII, translated as MKIIGIDEAGRGSVLGPLVVSGVAVEEDRVKYLERLGLKDSKKISPKKRIVLSRKIKRIAECHTVHITAHDIDTLRSRDVNLNEIEKIAINRIISESNPSTCFIDSMDVKPERLTSELETMHSEVRVVAEHKADDRYPIVSAASIIAKVERDRAIQDIRKTYENVGSGYPSDPKTIEFLKTISPVEDLPDFVRSSWATVERIRG; from the coding sequence ATGAAAATAATAGGAATAGATGAAGCAGGCCGGGGATCCGTTTTAGGACCTCTGGTTGTTTCTGGCGTTGCCGTGGAAGAGGATCGAGTTAAATATCTTGAAAGACTCGGTTTAAAGGATTCCAAGAAGATTTCCCCCAAAAAAAGAATTGTTTTATCACGGAAGATAAAACGAATCGCTGAATGCCATACTGTACATATAACTGCCCATGACATAGACACACTACGATCCCGTGATGTTAATCTGAATGAGATTGAAAAAATCGCTATTAATCGCATCATTAGTGAATCTAACCCTTCTACATGTTTCATTGATTCCATGGATGTTAAACCAGAAAGATTGACCAGTGAACTGGAAACCATGCATTCTGAAGTCCGGGTGGTGGCTGAACATAAGGCAGATGACCGTTATCCCATTGTCTCTGCAGCTTCCATAATAGCCAAGGTGGAACGTGACCGGGCCATACAGGATATCCGAAAAACGTATGAAAATGTGGGATCTGGTTATCCCAGTGATCCTAAAACCATTGAGTTTTTGAAAACAATATCCCCTGTAGAGGATCTGCCTGACTTTGTACGCAGTTCCTGGGCAACAGTTGAAAGAATAAGAGGATAA
- a CDS encoding MotA/TolQ/ExbB proton channel family protein, with product MIYEFFAGSFNTILEMFKSGGVITYIITIIGIYGIFYSAEKIYYLRKISQVGLPQIMSEVNKSMERGGSLEALRSIGRYQNPISKIVAEALKIGFRNNREVEDAMERVFIVEMGRMTKGMDTIRTIIEIAPLLGLIGTVLGMWYTFKAMGVNASPTGMAEGIYVALITTIAGLAVAIIILPLYTHINSRIESELDKIEIAKKMTNWRTAEMRIKVDSDVENAITALKESNGILEVKELHQDKEANIWISLNPHMLEKSIGNIIKEKCNTEARIVESKLKQ from the coding sequence ATGATTTACGAATTTTTCGCAGGCTCCTTCAACACCATACTGGAGATGTTCAAAAGTGGAGGAGTCATTACCTACATCATTACCATAATCGGAATTTATGGTATATTCTATTCTGCAGAGAAAATATACTACCTGCGCAAGATATCCCAAGTGGGATTACCCCAGATCATGAGTGAAGTGAACAAATCCATGGAAAGAGGCGGCTCTCTAGAGGCATTACGTTCCATAGGACGTTATCAAAATCCTATTTCTAAAATAGTTGCCGAAGCTCTTAAGATCGGTTTCCGTAATAATAGAGAAGTTGAAGATGCCATGGAAAGGGTATTCATTGTTGAAATGGGACGTATGACCAAAGGAATGGACACCATACGAACTATAATCGAAATAGCTCCTCTTTTAGGATTAATTGGAACTGTTCTGGGAATGTGGTACACTTTCAAAGCAATGGGAGTGAATGCCAGCCCCACTGGCATGGCTGAGGGTATTTACGTGGCACTTATCACCACCATTGCCGGTTTAGCCGTGGCTATAATCATCCTCCCCCTCTATACTCATATTAACAGTAGAATAGAGAGTGAACTGGATAAAATAGAGATCGCCAAAAAAATGACCAACTGGCGAACTGCAGAGATGCGAATTAAGGTGGATTCCGATGTTGAAAATGCAATTACAGCCTTAAAAGAATCTAATGGTATTTTAGAAGTTAAAGAGCTTCACCAAGATAAAGAGGCCAATATCTGGATTTCACTGAACCCCCACATGCTGGAGAAAAGTATCGGCAATATAATTAAGGAAAAATGCAATACCGAAGCCAGAATAGTGGAGAGTAAACTAAAACAATGA
- a CDS encoding biopolymer transporter ExbD, which yields MAIDTNSYRRKLRSRQARVNLVPLIDVIFTILIFLMVTSSFQVATDSSAGKPQVSQSSGSSEYYLFPVTGLKTVTVNGEDMSSYIRNSAIAIHTRVIDEGEIVIKPKEGSIIITTPAGMSPDKAVSIPQS from the coding sequence ATGGCTATAGATACCAATAGTTACCGCAGGAAGCTGCGCAGCAGACAGGCACGGGTTAACCTGGTTCCCCTTATTGATGTTATTTTTACTATTCTCATATTTCTCATGGTTACCAGTAGTTTCCAGGTTGCCACTGATTCCAGTGCTGGTAAACCCCAGGTAAGTCAAAGCAGTGGCAGTTCAGAATATTATCTTTTCCCAGTGACTGGTCTTAAAACTGTCACTGTTAATGGGGAGGATATGTCCAGTTATATCCGTAACAGTGCCATTGCAATTCATACCAGAGTAATAGATGAAGGAGAAATCGTTATCAAGCCCAAGGAAGGATCCATTATCATCACTACACCGGCGGGAATGAGTCCAGATAAGGCAGTCAGTATTCCCCAAAGTTGA
- a CDS encoding IMP cyclohydrolase: MYLGRILAVGSSETGNFVAYRVSSRSFPNRITRTFPERVAVVPKEGHEKDVFVSPYIAYNCIRLVDDVAVVSNGSHTDVIAEKIASGMSIRDSLALSLMTMDYEKDDFNTPRIAGAVTLEGEAYIGIVTHEKIQVEKVPDGEASYIATYEHIQPNKVEFTAGNVSEAAQFIMDKGKFSQFTNPVTSAAAFGQKDWELKSI; the protein is encoded by the coding sequence ATGTATCTAGGAAGAATATTGGCAGTTGGAAGTAGTGAAACAGGTAATTTTGTGGCGTATAGAGTGTCCAGTCGTTCTTTCCCCAACAGGATCACCAGAACATTTCCCGAAAGGGTAGCTGTGGTTCCCAAGGAAGGGCATGAAAAGGATGTTTTTGTAAGTCCATACATAGCCTACAATTGCATACGTCTGGTGGATGATGTGGCAGTGGTTTCCAATGGTTCCCACACCGATGTAATTGCCGAGAAAATCGCATCAGGTATGAGCATTCGGGATTCATTAGCCCTTTCACTCATGACCATGGATTACGAAAAGGATGACTTTAACACTCCCCGAATTGCAGGGGCGGTTACCCTGGAAGGAGAAGCATACATTGGCATTGTCACCCATGAAAAGATCCAGGTGGAAAAGGTTCCCGATGGTGAAGCCAGTTACATAGCTACCTATGAACATATACAACCCAACAAAGTGGAATTTACTGCAGGTAACGTATCTGAAGCTGCTCAGTTCATAATGGATAAGGGGAAGTTCTCCCAGTTCACCAATCCCGTAACTTCCGCGGCTGCATTCGGTCAAAAAGATTGGGAATTAAAATCGATTTAA
- a CDS encoding coenzyme F420-0:L-glutamate ligase, with protein MEIKIIGLTSIPLIKKGDDLSQLILQAAELQGIELDDEDILVIAETAVAKAEGYLIHLESIKPSQRAREIAELTGKDSELVEAIIQESEEIIKVGPDFIISETKHGFVCANAGIDESNVENGLATPIPVNPDKSAQEIREKLETNNGKSIAIIISDTQGRAFREGAIGTAIGISGMEPLWDRCGELDLYNRELKTTSIAVADELSSAASLVMGQADEGIPVVIIRGVSYFQKLRSESATIQPLIRPKKYDVFR; from the coding sequence ATGGAAATCAAAATTATAGGGCTCACCAGTATTCCCCTCATTAAAAAAGGAGATGATCTATCCCAACTCATCCTGCAGGCTGCGGAACTACAGGGCATTGAACTGGATGATGAGGATATTCTGGTTATTGCTGAAACAGCAGTGGCTAAAGCTGAAGGCTACCTAATTCATCTGGAAAGTATTAAACCAAGCCAACGTGCCAGGGAAATTGCTGAACTAACCGGGAAAGACTCTGAACTGGTTGAAGCAATAATTCAGGAGTCAGAGGAGATCATTAAGGTCGGACCGGACTTCATTATCTCTGAAACCAAGCATGGTTTTGTGTGTGCCAATGCCGGTATTGATGAATCCAATGTGGAAAATGGACTGGCAACACCCATACCTGTAAATCCGGATAAAAGTGCCCAGGAGATAAGGGAAAAATTAGAAACCAATAATGGAAAGAGTATTGCAATAATAATATCTGACACACAGGGTAGAGCATTCCGTGAAGGAGCCATTGGCACAGCTATAGGTATTTCTGGGATGGAACCCCTCTGGGATCGTTGCGGTGAACTTGATTTATATAATAGGGAGCTTAAAACTACCAGTATAGCTGTGGCTGATGAACTATCCTCAGCAGCTTCTCTGGTGATGGGTCAGGCTGATGAGGGGATACCCGTGGTTATCATCCGTGGTGTTAGCTACTTCCAGAAACTCAGAAGTGAATCTGCCACAATCCAACCATTAATAAGACCAAAAAAATACGATGTTTTCCGTTAG
- the cofD gene encoding 2-phospho-L-lactate transferase has protein sequence MISVLSGGTGTPKLLQGMVELVNPEDITVIVNTVENEYFSGVYVAPDVDTVLYTLAGIINENTWYGVKDDSFITHDRLKEIGCPETLKIGDRDRAMKIQKTLLMKEHPLSDAVNIQRLELGIKSRIIPMSNQKSKITITTHLGEMEFHQFLVENQGKPEVHDISYQKVDPTPGLIEKIENSDMVVIGPSNPITSIGPIISAKGVRKALQKTYVVGVSPIVGNKPVSGPAAKFMQAMGHEVSSLGVADIYKDFMDKFIIDLVDRDHQEEIEKLISDVMITHTIMTNVTDKINLARCILGENV, from the coding sequence ATGATAAGCGTCCTTTCTGGTGGAACTGGCACTCCTAAGCTCCTGCAGGGCATGGTGGAGCTGGTAAATCCCGAAGATATTACTGTAATCGTGAACACTGTGGAGAATGAATATTTCTCAGGAGTTTACGTTGCCCCTGATGTGGACACCGTGCTTTACACCCTGGCGGGGATCATCAATGAGAACACTTGGTATGGAGTTAAGGATGATAGTTTTATAACCCATGATCGGTTAAAGGAGATCGGGTGTCCGGAAACCCTCAAGATCGGAGATCGTGACCGGGCCATGAAAATCCAGAAAACCCTGTTAATGAAGGAACATCCCCTTTCAGATGCAGTGAATATCCAGAGACTGGAACTGGGAATTAAGTCCCGGATAATTCCGATGAGCAACCAGAAATCTAAAATCACCATAACTACCCACCTTGGTGAAATGGAATTTCACCAGTTCCTGGTTGAAAATCAGGGAAAACCAGAAGTACATGATATAAGTTACCAGAAGGTTGATCCCACCCCTGGTTTAATAGAAAAAATCGAAAATTCAGATATGGTAGTTATTGGACCTTCTAACCCCATAACATCTATCGGACCCATAATATCAGCCAAGGGCGTTAGAAAAGCATTGCAAAAGACTTATGTTGTTGGTGTATCTCCAATAGTGGGTAATAAGCCAGTTAGTGGTCCGGCTGCTAAGTTTATGCAGGCCATGGGTCATGAAGTTTCATCTCTGGGAGTGGCGGACATATATAAAGATTTTATGGATAAATTCATAATTGACCTGGTGGACAGAGATCATCAGGAAGAAATAGAAAAGCTAATATCAGATGTCATGATAACTCACACCATCATGACCAATGTTACAGATAAGATAAATTTAGCCAGATGTATTTTGGGTGAAAATGTATGA
- a CDS encoding GTP cyclohydrolase III, with protein sequence MIQMTLIQIDNYGPWTVTPKPRAEADLQILQAELYADLQRQFAVKGGLVFFTRFDNMLAVTNGVDMEHHLRIQKSINNRYPITVSMGVGTAETPYEAQRSATSALQKYGGAQSEDRSEILAIEGLVKPDDSFVQIAHIDINGITDSLTDIIPAYDTSFIVNRVQHFLMKKLIEKGSLLFFIGGDNFMSPCNGMNPEGLLTIIEEIEEEINIALKAGVGKAPTAEKAANLADLALEEIRDGCTYNLVHVMKE encoded by the coding sequence ATGATACAAATGACTTTAATTCAAATTGACAACTACGGACCCTGGACTGTTACCCCCAAACCACGGGCCGAAGCAGACCTGCAGATCTTGCAGGCAGAATTATACGCCGACCTTCAAAGGCAATTCGCAGTCAAAGGGGGATTGGTTTTCTTCACCCGCTTTGATAACATGCTGGCGGTCACCAACGGAGTGGATATGGAGCATCATCTGCGTATCCAGAAGTCCATTAACAACCGTTACCCCATAACCGTGAGTATGGGTGTGGGAACTGCTGAAACTCCCTACGAAGCACAGAGGAGCGCCACCAGTGCACTTCAGAAATATGGTGGAGCCCAATCCGAGGACCGGAGTGAAATCCTGGCCATTGAAGGACTGGTGAAACCAGATGACAGCTTTGTGCAGATTGCCCATATCGACATTAATGGAATCACTGACTCACTCACTGATATCATTCCAGCGTATGATACTTCTTTTATTGTTAACCGAGTTCAGCATTTCCTGATGAAGAAATTAATCGAAAAGGGATCTTTACTCTTTTTCATTGGCGGGGATAACTTCATGTCTCCCTGTAATGGTATGAACCCCGAAGGACTGCTTACAATCATAGAAGAAATCGAAGAAGAAATCAACATCGCCCTGAAAGCAGGTGTGGGGAAGGCACCTACCGCTGAAAAGGCAGCTAACCTCGCTGATCTGGCCTTGGAAGAAATCCGAGATGGCTGCACCTACAACCTGGTTCATGTCATGAAGGAATAA
- a CDS encoding MJ0144 family RNA dihydrouridine synthase-like protein has protein sequence MEFIEVLAPMAGITDGTFCRDISTLGFDMVTLGGYNADQSTLNAGQEILARGRPEFDLKPGDLLPYLEEQSFLLKCQDLWDGMVSVNLRALTTDPIIEVSRLKNVDVVEINAHCRQPEITQLGCGQALMENPSHLEKFTREVVKKAKSKVSVKIRANVPDVDEIKTVSAIDHAGADYLHLDAMKPGFNSADYDMVKLIRQETSMFIIGNNSIRDIGSARKMLAAGADGISIARAAIGGTLSFDLSQI, from the coding sequence GTGGAATTTATTGAAGTCCTAGCTCCCATGGCAGGTATCACTGATGGTACTTTTTGCCGGGACATTTCAACTCTTGGGTTTGACATGGTGACCTTGGGAGGTTACAACGCTGATCAATCCACCCTTAATGCAGGGCAGGAAATTCTGGCCCGTGGAAGGCCTGAGTTTGACTTAAAACCAGGGGATTTACTCCCCTATCTGGAAGAACAATCTTTTCTCCTTAAATGTCAGGATTTATGGGATGGTATGGTTTCTGTTAATCTTCGTGCCCTTACTACCGATCCCATTATTGAGGTTTCCCGACTTAAAAATGTGGATGTGGTGGAGATCAACGCCCACTGCCGACAACCAGAAATAACTCAACTGGGTTGTGGCCAGGCACTCATGGAAAACCCATCTCATCTGGAAAAATTCACCAGGGAAGTGGTGAAAAAGGCTAAGAGTAAAGTATCCGTGAAGATACGGGCCAATGTTCCTGATGTTGATGAAATTAAAACAGTCAGTGCCATTGATCATGCCGGTGCAGATTATCTACATCTAGATGCCATGAAACCAGGTTTTAACTCGGCAGATTATGATATGGTTAAATTAATCCGCCAGGAAACTTCCATGTTCATTATTGGCAACAATTCAATCAGAGATATTGGATCTGCCAGGAAGATGTTGGCTGCTGGTGCTGATGGAATATCAATTGCAAGAGCTGCCATTGGAGGAACACTATCCTTTGATCTATCCCAAATATAG